GCGTGATCGCGATGGAGGCCGCAGCAGCCGTCACCGTGAACGAAGAGAAGCCGGTAACTGCGCCGGCATCACCAGCGGTCGAGGGGATCGTAACCGTGACTGTGCGTGCGCCGGCAGCTGCAGCATCCGGAATCGGCCAAAGGATCGTGAAGGCGCCCAACGTATCGGTCGGGATGTTGCCATTGGGCGTAGCCGCGGCGCCACCGGTAGCGATACCGATGACCTGCGTCCCAGCAGCGGCCTGGCTCTTGGGGAAGCCAGTGCCAGTAACAGTGACCTGCGTGCCAACAGGACCAGTGTTCGGAGACAAGGTGACTGTGCGGGCGTTAACCGTGACGGTCGTAGTGGCTGTGCCACCCGTGACGTCATCAGCCGTGTTCATCAAAGCGTCAACGCCAGCCGTTCTGGTCTGCATGGTGATAGTCGTGACACCGCTCGTGGGGGCAGTGGCGAGAGCACCGGAGCTAGGAGCGCGGATGGTAATGCGGAAGTCATCCACTGCACCGTCCGTATCCCGGTCGGTAAGAGCGATTGTGGTGTCGTCTGCGGTGCCCAGAAGCCCGTCAACGCCGAGGCCGACGGCAGAGACCCAGTTGGCGGCGGCCTGAGCGACACCCGCGAATCTGGCGCCAGGGCCGATGCCGACGCCGGCCGCAGTGCCGATGGCCATTACGGAGCCGACAGCGAAGTTGCGGCCGTCAATCGTGATCGTGTCAGTCAAGTTCGGAGTACCACCTGCGATGACCGTCAGGTCTGGGAGCAAACCAACCGCTGCAGCGGAGGCGCAGGCGAGACCAGCGCCGTCAGTGAGGGTTGGAGCGGTGCCAGCAAGGCCGGAGCGCGTGGCGGTGATCGCCACACTGCCGTCAGTGCCGGCAACGGCCGAACCAGAAACTGCGCCGGTGCTGCTCAACGTGACGTTCTGTCCAGGCGTGAAACCAGCGCCTGTCACGGAAACCGAGCCGCCCTGGGTCGTCGTCGAGGGCGAGTAGACGGTCTGGCGCAGGAAGCCGCCTGCAACGTTGCAGGCGCCTGCGAGCGTTGTGAGGTTGCCTGTTGCCGTGACTTCGCCACCGACCGAGGAGGCAACCGAGAACGAGGAGGCGATGCTGGTGGTCGTCCGGTTCCGGATGCCGGCCGTCTGAGCGATCTGAATCAAAGCAGTGTTGCCAGCCGTAATTGCTTGCCCAGCAATGACGGGGACCTGGACGGTCCTGTTCGTCGTGTCAACAACGATGTCAGGGTCTGCCGCCACAGGCGCGGTCTTGGCGGCAGTCGCCGCCGCGACATTGGCGCCCTGGCCCAGGAACCAAGAGGTCTTGGCGATGGTTGAAGGCAGCGTGGTCCCTGTCGGGAACGTGAGCGTAATCGTCGAACCAACCGGACCCGCTGCTGTATGCACAAAGGTGATGATGTATTCAGCCTGCGCACCCGCAACGCTTGGTGTTGCGGTTACGGCAACGGTCGTGATGGCCGCAGCCTTGCCCACCGGGATAAGTGTCCCGATGGCGCCGGCGACCATGGCCACAACCATGAAGAGTCGAAACGCTATGTTTGTCTTTCTCACGTAAACCTTTCTCCTTTCGAACTTGTCGCTCAGTTGGGGTGAAGCTATGGGATAAGTCCCGCTTTATATCGAACCCATCCTGAGCACCTGATACGGAACTCTTGGGCTGGCAGCCCTTCTCTTATCTGAACCTGTTGCACCTCCTGTCATCTGAAGTGACTTTTGGTCTCTAGAACTGTCTCCGCTGGGAGTAGTTCTCAACACAAAAGGTAGCGGCCCTGCTTCCGCAAGGCCTCGTAAATCCTATCACAAGTGTCAAACCCGTTCAATCGGAAGTCGCGAGGATGCATGCCTTGCCTTCCCGATATCCCCAGGAACACTGCCCAGGATCTCCGAACCGCTTTTGAACCTAGTACAAAACCATTCTACTGGCAACCATGCGCTATGTCAAGGTCAGCGCGATATGGCCTTCTCCACCGAAGCGGTCCACATATGGAAACGCTCGGGGGCCGAAAAAGTTAGGGCTGGCTACCGGACGAGGATATCCGGGGTAATAAGGAACCACCCGATGGTGATTCACTCACGGTGCGATTCGGAAATTTTCGAAAGCTGTAGTTGCCAGGGCGCGCTCGCTGCCGGTCAATATGCCGATCACTAAAGAGACACTGCCGGGGCCTGTGATTTCGGCCAGATTCAACTGCGCAGTAACCGCTTCATTCACTCGGAGGATTCCCACAGAGCCGCGCACATCGAGTGAGATGAAGTTTCTCACGCCGCCCGTCTGAAGCATGCGGGAGGTCGTCCCCTGTTGCGCGCGTCTTGTCACTGTACCGATCTTGACATCATGCACCCACTGGCCGCTGCTTCCTACTGAGACGGTGTGGTAGTTGCCGCCGTCATCCCTAAAGCGAAAGCCTATATCAAAGAGCTGTGCGAAGTGATCATACGGATTGACCAAGGTGACGCTAACGGTGAAGTCGGTAACGGAAACGTCGCTTGAATAGAGCTCCGGTGTGCTGTTGTTCGGTTGATGCGGAATGCTTCCGCTGACAGGACCATACCCTGTGAACGGAACGGGGGTCGGAATGGGTGTTGCAGTGGGCAGCGGCGTCGGTGTGGGCGTGGCCGTAGGGGCTGGCGTCGGCGTCACTGTTGGGGTGGGCGGTATGGGCGTGTTCGTGGGCAAGGGCGTTGATGTGGGGGCTCTGGTAGGAGTCGGCGCCGGTGTGGGCGTGGCTGTAGGGGCTGGCGTCGAGGTGGGTTGAGGGACGGGCGTAGCAGTGGGAACCGCTGTAGCAGTGGGAGGGATCGGTGTGGCGGTTGGAGCCGTCGTTGCGGTGGCCGGAGGCAAAGTCGGCGGCCTGGTGGCGGTGGGCAAAGGCGCTGAGGTTACGGTGGGAGCGGCTGTTGGCACCGGCGGCGCCGTCGCTTCATCCTCCGAGTCACATGCACCAACGACCAGCACGGCAACCAAGACGGCAAGGAGAATCTTTCCCATGAAATTGATTATCGCAACAATTTACATGAAACGATTTTCGCCTGTGGCGAGCATTGCTCTCTCGGGGCGCAACCCACGCCCCCTACACATCTCCCTTGCTAAGGGAGGCCAGGAACTCGGTGTTGGTGGGCTTTTTCTGCAGGCGCTCGATGACGCGCTCGGTGGCCTCCGTGCTGTTGTTGGCGTCGGAGCCGATCATGGCGACGATGCGGCGCAGGAGCCAAACCTGGCGAAGGGTCGTCTCGTCCAGGAGCAGCTCTTCGCGGCGGGTCCCGCTGCGCTGGATGTCGATCGCCGGGTAGATGCGCTTCTCGGAGAGCTTGCGGTCCAGGTGGAGCTCCATGTTGCCGGTGCCCTTGAACTCTTCGTAGATGACGTCGTCCATGCGGGAGCCGGTGTCCACGAGACAGGTGGCGATGACGGTGAGGCTGCCGCCCTGCTCCAGGTTGCGCGCCGCGCCGAAGAACTTCTTGGGCGGGTAGAGGGCCACGGGGTCCATGCCGCCGGAGAGGGTGCGGCCGCTGCTGGGCACGGCCAGGTTGTAGGCGCGGGTGAGGCGCGTGATGCTATCTAGGAGGATGACGACATCCTTGCCGGTCTCAGCCAGGCGCTTGGCGCGGTCAAGGACCAACTCCGCCACGCGGGTGTGGTCTTCCACGGGCTCATCGAAGGTTGAGCTGTAGACCTCGCCCTTCACGGAGCGCTCCATGTCCGTGACCTCCTCGGGGCGCTCGCCGACGAGGGCGACCATGAGGACGATGTCCGGGTTGTTGGCGGTGACGCCCGCGGCGATGTTCTTGAGGAGGATGGTCTTGCCGGCCTTGGGCGGCGCGACGATGAGGCCGCGCTGGCCGCGGCCGATGGGGGAGACGAGGTCAATGAGTCGGTTGGAGAGGTTCTTGGGGCCGATCTCCAACTTGATCATCTTATTAGGAAAGATGGGCGTGAGCTGCTCAAAGACGGGGCGGGCCTTGGCGACCTCGGGGTCCTGGTTGTTGATGGCCTCAACGCGCAGGAGGCCGTAGTACTTCTCGCCGTCTTTGGGCGGGCGCACCTGGCCGACGACGAAATCGCCCATGCGAAGGGCGAAGCGGCGGATCTGGGAGGGGGAGACGTAGACATCGCCGGGGCTGGGGCGCACGCCGTTATAGCGGAGGAAGCCATAGCCATCGCCCATGATTTCCAGGATGCCCGTGGCGAGGTGCAGGCCCTGGGAGCGCGAGCGCATCTGCACCAGCGCCTGGATGAGCTGGAGCTTATTCAAGCTCTGGTAGCTGGGGACGCCGAGCTCTTTGGCGAGCTCCCCAAGCTCTTCTTGGCTCTTGGCCTCCAGCGTCTGCAGCATCTGCGACATCTCGGTGGGACGGCGCGGCTCCTGCTGATTAGGCTGGTCCTGGTACTGGTGTTGCTGATGGTGCTGTTGCTGATGGCGCGGCGGGCCCTGATGGCCGTGATTGCCCTGGTGCTGGCGGCGCGGCTCATCGTAATGGCGGTGGTTGCGATCGCCCTGGTGCTGCTGCTGGGGCGGGCGCATCTCCCGCTCCCGGGGCGGCGCGTGCACCGGCGCGGGGCCGTTGCCGTTCTGCGGCGCAGGCGGCGCCTCGCGCGGGATGTCCCGCGGGGTCTGGGCCTGCTCCTGCTGGTTCTCGATGGGTGATGGGGTCTGTTCGTCCGTAGTCATGTGCTGCCTCTCTGCCGCGCCTGCGATGATTCGTGGTGTCAGGCGGGAAATGTGTGCTCGATGGTTGACGGCGGCGCGGCCCCTGTGCGCAGGGATGTCCTGCAGGGCCCCGTTCGCCGATTATTGTCGGTGTTTCGTCTCTCTGGAGTCTTCCTTCGTATGTGTCTTATCGCGCCTGCGGTTTCGAGACCTTTTCCCAATCGGCCATGAACCGCGCCATGCCGATATCCGTGAGGGGGTGCGCGATCATCTGCTCGAGCACCTTGTGCGGGACCGAGGCGATGTGCGCGCCTGCCTTCGCCGCCTGCACCACGTGCAGGGGATGGCGGATGCTCGCCGCCAGGACAAGCGTCTTGTGGCCCTGAGACTTGTAGACTTCGCAGATGTCCCGCACCAGGGCGATGCCGTCTTCGCTGATGTCATCCAGGCGCCCGATGAAGGGGCTCACGTAGGCCGCGCCCGCGAGGGCCGCCAGGATCGCCTGGTTCACCGAGAAGCAGAGGGTCTGGTTGACACGCACGCCTTCGCGCGAGAGGGCGGCCGTGGCTTCGAAGCCCGCCGTGGTGCTGGGCAGTTTCACAAAGATGTGCTTGCTCCACCGGGCGATCTCGCGCCCCTGCTGAATCATGCCTGCGGCATCGGCCGCCACCACTTCCGCCGAGACGGAGGGCTCGTTCACGCCAGCGCCTGCAAGGATGTTTCCGATCTCCACGGCAACGCGCCGGTATTCCTCAAGGCCGCCCTTGCCTTCCTTCGCCACGAGGGAGGGATTGGTGGTCACACCGCTGACGACGCCCAGCTTGGCGCCCTTGCGTATCTCTTCGATGTTCGCTGTGTCCAGATACAGTTTCATGCGCTGCCTGACCGCCTATGCCTTGTCTATCGGGAGAGCGTGCTGCCCGCCTTCGCGCATCGTGCTCTTCGCCACCGAGATGAAGGCATCGAAGAGCGGGTGCGGCCTGTTGGGGCGGGAGCGGAACTCCGGGTGGAACTGGGAGCCGACCATGAAGGGGTGGTCCACGACTTCCGAGATCTCCACGAGCCGCCCATCGGGCGAAAGGCCGCTGGGGAGGAGGCCGGCCTTGATGAGCCGATCGCGGTAGACGTTGTTCACTTCGTAGCGGTGGCGATGGCGCTCCATGATGACCTCGCCGTTGCCGTAGGCGCGGGAGGCGATGGAGCCGGGCACCAGGTGGCAGGGGTAGTTGCCCAGGCGCATGGTGCCGCCCTTGGCGTCGAGGTGGCGCTGATCGGGCATGAAGTCAATGACGGGCGCGGACGATTGCGGGTCGAACTCGCTGGAGTTCGCCTCTTCCAGGCCGAGCACGTGGCGCGCATATTCGATGACCATGATCTGCATCCCCAGGCAGAGGCCCAGGTAGGGGACCTTCTTCTCTCTGGCGTACTGGGCCGCGCGGATCATCCCTTCGATGCCGCGGCCGCCGAAGCCGCCCGGCACCACGATGCCGTTGACGGAGGCAAGGGCGCCTTCCCAGTTCGCCTGCTGCTCCAGGTCCTCCGCTGAGATCCAGGAGACGCGCACATCGCGGTCCTGGCGGATGCCGGCATGGCGCAGGGCCTCGCGCACCGATATATAGGAGTCCTTCAATTGCACATACTTGCCGACAATTGCCACCTGCACCGGCTCCTTGAGGTCCGCCATGCGGCCCAGTATCGCGCGCCACTCGGCAAGGTCCATGCCATGGGCGTGGAGATGCA
This window of the Chloroflexota bacterium genome carries:
- a CDS encoding transcription termination factor Rho, which encodes MTTDEQTPSPIENQQEQAQTPRDIPREAPPAPQNGNGPAPVHAPPREREMRPPQQQHQGDRNHRHYDEPRRQHQGNHGHQGPPRHQQQHHQQHQYQDQPNQQEPRRPTEMSQMLQTLEAKSQEELGELAKELGVPSYQSLNKLQLIQALVQMRSRSQGLHLATGILEIMGDGYGFLRYNGVRPSPGDVYVSPSQIRRFALRMGDFVVGQVRPPKDGEKYYGLLRVEAINNQDPEVAKARPVFEQLTPIFPNKMIKLEIGPKNLSNRLIDLVSPIGRGQRGLIVAPPKAGKTILLKNIAAGVTANNPDIVLMVALVGERPEEVTDMERSVKGEVYSSTFDEPVEDHTRVAELVLDRAKRLAETGKDVVILLDSITRLTRAYNLAVPSSGRTLSGGMDPVALYPPKKFFGAARNLEQGGSLTVIATCLVDTGSRMDDVIYEEFKGTGNMELHLDRKLSEKRIYPAIDIQRSGTRREELLLDETTLRQVWLLRRIVAMIGSDANNSTEATERVIERLQKKPTNTEFLASLSKGDV
- the fsa gene encoding fructose-6-phosphate aldolase, yielding MKLYLDTANIEEIRKGAKLGVVSGVTTNPSLVAKEGKGGLEEYRRVAVEIGNILAGAGVNEPSVSAEVVAADAAGMIQQGREIARWSKHIFVKLPSTTAGFEATAALSREGVRVNQTLCFSVNQAILAALAGAAYVSPFIGRLDDISEDGIALVRDICEVYKSQGHKTLVLAASIRHPLHVVQAAKAGAHIASVPHKVLEQMIAHPLTDIGMARFMADWEKVSKPQAR
- a CDS encoding CTP synthase — translated: MSKFIFVTGGVVSSVGKGIAVASTGRILKSRGLTVSVQKLDPYLNVDPGTMSPYQHGEVFVTRDGCETDLDLGHYERFIDVELTRTSNVTSGQIYSSVIAKERRGEFLGGTMQVVPHVTNEIKKRMLDVAHESKADVIIVEVGGTVGDIEGLPFLEAIRQMRNDVGKDNVLYIHVTYLPYIYATGELKTKPTQHSVKELRAIGIQPDIILARSDFPVADDIKGKIALFCDVQPPAVIPVLTVQNIYEVPVILEEAGLGNLVMSQLHLHAHGMDLAEWRAILGRMADLKEPVQVAIVGKYVQLKDSYISVREALRHAGIRQDRDVRVSWISAEDLEQQANWEGALASVNGIVVPGGFGGRGIEGMIRAAQYAREKKVPYLGLCLGMQIMVIEYARHVLGLEEANSSEFDPQSSAPVIDFMPDQRHLDAKGGTMRLGNYPCHLVPGSIASRAYGNGEVIMERHRHRYEVNNVYRDRLIKAGLLPSGLSPDGRLVEISEVVDHPFMVGSQFHPEFRSRPNRPHPLFDAFISVAKSTMREGGQHALPIDKA